A window from Pseudomonadales bacterium encodes these proteins:
- a CDS encoding arsenate reductase ArsC encodes MHPPIELLFLCTGNSCRSIMAEACCNARAGGRLHARSAGSQPTGFVHPWALRQLTRAGIAVEGLQSKSWAHLPSRPQIIITLCDSAAGESCPAYLGPAVRAHWGLPDPARVTGSEAVVDAAFEQVWQALCARIDALLTLPIERWLADHPAALRAELERIGALALPDVGAH; translated from the coding sequence ATGCACCCTCCGATCGAACTGCTGTTTCTCTGCACCGGCAACTCCTGCCGGTCGATCATGGCCGAGGCCTGCTGCAATGCCCGCGCCGGCGGGCGGCTGCATGCCCGCAGCGCCGGCAGTCAGCCGACCGGTTTTGTCCACCCATGGGCATTGCGGCAACTGACGCGGGCCGGCATTGCGGTCGAGGGGTTGCAGAGCAAGTCGTGGGCGCACCTGCCGAGTCGGCCGCAGATCATCATCACGCTGTGCGATTCGGCGGCCGGCGAGAGCTGTCCGGCCTATCTGGGACCGGCAGTCCGCGCCCACTGGGGGCTGCCCGATCCGGCCCGGGTCACTGGCAGCGAGGCCGTCGTCGATGCCGCCTTTGAGCAGGTGTGGCAGGCGCTCTGCGCGCGCATCGATGCGCTGCTGACGCTGCCGATCGAGCGGTGGCTGGCCGATCATCCGGCGGCGCTGAGGGCAGAACTGGAGCGCATCGGTGCCCTGGCGCTGCCGGATGTCGGAGCACACTGA